The Cylindrospermopsis curvispora GIHE-G1 genome contains a region encoding:
- a CDS encoding PRC-barrel domain-containing protein: MTSEQTIRRSDILNTQVITRDNGKRLGIVSQVWVDIDQREVVAFGLRDSLISISSLPRQMYLSSINQIGDVILVENEDVIEDIDVEALSNLINWEVITETGEVLGRVRSFKFSGESGKISSIVIASLGLPQIPEQLLSTYEISIDEVVSTGPNRLIVFEGAEERVNQLSVGVLERLGIGKAPWEKDSEEEYGYSAPRAVSPANQLPSGVPLEPPKPKIRAPQPVAREEEWTQDYVEEEITPQREVMQARAYESIQYEEEEEDNWSETTGKDRYQSSVTPKPTPQSYNKTYAQQYEDDEDVEGDAWDDVPKPVNIPKKVKERQVEYEEES, translated from the coding sequence ATGACCTCCGAACAGACAATTAGACGTTCCGATATATTAAACACCCAAGTCATCACCCGTGATAATGGCAAAAGGTTAGGTATCGTGAGTCAGGTGTGGGTAGACATTGATCAGAGAGAGGTTGTGGCCTTTGGGTTACGAGACAGCCTGATTTCTATCTCTAGTCTACCTCGCCAAATGTATCTCAGTAGTATCAACCAGATCGGTGATGTGATTTTGGTTGAAAATGAAGATGTCATTGAGGACATCGATGTAGAAGCTCTCAGTAACTTGATTAACTGGGAAGTGATTACAGAAACTGGAGAAGTATTAGGTAGAGTAAGAAGCTTTAAGTTCAGTGGTGAAAGTGGTAAAATATCTTCTATAGTTATCGCTTCCCTGGGATTACCCCAAATTCCAGAACAACTGTTAAGTACCTACGAAATTTCTATAGATGAAGTAGTCAGCACCGGGCCCAATAGACTGATTGTATTTGAGGGTGCGGAAGAAAGAGTTAACCAGCTGAGCGTGGGAGTTTTAGAACGTCTGGGTATTGGTAAAGCACCTTGGGAAAAAGACTCGGAGGAAGAATATGGCTATTCTGCACCACGAGCTGTTTCTCCCGCTAATCAATTACCCAGTGGAGTACCTTTGGAACCACCTAAACCTAAGATTCGTGCTCCCCAACCGGTAGCGCGGGAGGAAGAGTGGACCCAAGACTATGTAGAAGAGGAAATCACACCTCAGCGCGAGGTTATGCAAGCTCGTGCCTACGAGTCTATACAATATGAGGAGGAAGAAGAAGATAATTGGAGTGAAACAACTGGTAAAGACAGGTATCAGTCATCAGTCACCCCAAAACCTACACCTCAATCCTACAACAAAACCTATGCCCAACAGTATGAGGATGATGAAGATGTGGAAGGTGACGCTTGGGATGATGTGCCCAAACCGGTGAACATTCCCAAAAAGGTTAAGGAAAGACAGGTGGAATACGAGGAGGAAAGCTAA
- a CDS encoding tetratricopeptide repeat protein gives MDWINLLRSLQSDFIKRLNSGCLLNCEIPGSHSELTIISGQRLKSLREFCWSMAEKYKRTSTVRDVFISNLKGKLGEEVVKERLADFITEVDYEKRLGGDGKSDFTVTAHPWIGIEVKSRHGDFDKVRWSVSSQEVEKNAVIVCILIREEVTEAQLAYHLFLAGFLPTKMIKLKTGRISFGIDQLLYGGGLLAYLEDLPAMTSNGIPQEVISSNTNGLDNSHNLHNLQKHAPDMGGDVVEFYVKLGDKHFDNGDYIVAISNYSQALQNNKKNSYYQGEVQPGFNLSHKYTDNIDIHAYYKLGLAYYQLGDYDMAISNYNQVISANLNHSNAYNKRGLAHYKSRNYHSAIEDFSQAISINPELAINYKNRAEARYLIGDYQGAIEDYSQAVSIHPDLLDQPISEKPGDLGELFNIKHHDEVIYKNRADHLYQLGEYEEAVENYNQAIALNINYVDAYYQRGKTYFNRGIYEAAVDDFTMVIKTEPNYGDAYYYRGNCWLIMGNKQTASEDFKKAADIYWQDGSLGKYKETQAIILDMEIEQSLDIIDF, from the coding sequence ATGGATTGGATTAATTTATTGAGATCCCTACAGTCAGATTTTATTAAAAGATTAAATTCTGGTTGTTTATTAAATTGTGAAATACCAGGAAGTCATAGTGAATTAACCATTATTTCTGGACAAAGACTGAAATCTCTGAGAGAATTTTGCTGGTCCATGGCGGAAAAGTATAAGCGTACCTCTACGGTACGCGATGTGTTTATTAGTAATCTCAAAGGTAAATTAGGTGAAGAAGTCGTTAAAGAAAGATTGGCAGATTTTATCACTGAGGTTGATTATGAAAAGCGTTTAGGTGGCGATGGTAAAAGTGATTTTACTGTCACTGCACATCCCTGGATTGGGATAGAAGTTAAATCTCGTCATGGGGATTTTGATAAGGTAAGATGGTCTGTGAGTTCCCAAGAGGTAGAAAAAAATGCAGTTATTGTTTGTATTTTAATTCGGGAGGAGGTGACAGAAGCTCAATTAGCATATCATCTTTTTTTAGCTGGGTTTCTCCCCACCAAAATGATTAAGTTAAAAACTGGCAGAATTTCGTTTGGTATTGATCAGTTGTTATATGGTGGAGGTTTATTAGCATATTTAGAAGATTTACCAGCCATGACTAGTAATGGCATTCCTCAGGAAGTAATTTCATCTAATACAAATGGTTTAGACAACTCACATAATTTACACAACTTACAAAAGCACGCACCAGATATGGGGGGAGATGTGGTGGAGTTTTATGTGAAATTGGGGGATAAACATTTTGATAATGGTGACTATATTGTGGCAATCAGTAATTATAGTCAAGCATTACAAAACAATAAAAAAAATAGTTATTACCAGGGGGAAGTCCAACCTGGATTTAATCTCAGCCATAAATATACTGATAATATTGATATTCATGCCTATTATAAACTTGGTTTAGCCTATTATCAATTAGGTGATTATGATATGGCAATTTCCAACTATAACCAGGTAATCAGTGCCAACTTAAATCATAGCAATGCTTATAATAAAAGAGGTTTAGCCCATTATAAGTCACGTAATTATCACAGCGCCATAGAAGATTTTAGCCAGGCGATCTCTATTAACCCCGAATTGGCAATTAACTACAAAAATCGAGCCGAAGCTCGTTATTTAATAGGAGACTATCAAGGAGCAATAGAAGACTATAGTCAAGCAGTTAGTATTCATCCTGATCTATTAGATCAGCCAATATCAGAAAAACCAGGAGATTTGGGAGAATTATTTAACATCAAACACCATGACGAGGTTATTTATAAAAACCGAGCTGATCATCTCTATCAGCTGGGAGAATATGAAGAAGCAGTAGAAAACTATAATCAGGCGATCGCTCTGAATATTAATTATGTAGATGCCTATTATCAACGGGGTAAAACCTATTTTAATAGGGGAATATATGAAGCAGCAGTGGATGATTTTACCATGGTTATCAAAACTGAACCCAATTACGGTGATGCTTATTATTATAGAGGGAACTGCTGGTTAATTATGGGAAATAAACAGACAGCGAGTGAAGATTTTAAAAAAGCGGCGGATATATATTGGCAAGATGGTAGTTTAGGAAAATATAAAGAAACCCAAGCCATAATTTTAGATATGGAAATCGAACAATCCTTGGATATTATAGATTTCTGA
- a CDS encoding MBL fold metallo-hydrolase, whose product MYFTWLDSNSWLLEIGGWHILLDPWLVGDLTFNNVDWLFKSYRLQDRPIPNNIDLILLSQGLEDHAHPPTLRQLDRHIPVLGSPQAAKVVEKLGYHQVKTLHHGESFTLEDTLKDQLEIKALPGSPVGPNVRENGYVIRNISNNVGLYYEPHGYHSSALEELSPVDVVITPIINLSLPLLGPVIKGMNSALEVAKLLKPQIMLPTAAGGDVFFDGLLSKVLQAKGTVAEFKELLELNSLSTQVIEPKPGERISV is encoded by the coding sequence ATGTATTTTACCTGGCTTGACAGTAACAGTTGGCTATTAGAAATTGGAGGGTGGCATATTCTTTTAGATCCCTGGTTGGTAGGGGATTTAACCTTTAATAATGTAGATTGGTTATTCAAAAGTTATCGCCTCCAGGATCGTCCCATACCAAACAATATAGACTTAATTTTGTTGTCTCAAGGATTGGAAGATCATGCTCATCCACCGACTCTTAGACAGTTAGATAGACATATACCTGTTCTGGGTTCCCCCCAAGCAGCTAAGGTGGTAGAGAAATTGGGATATCATCAAGTGAAGACTCTCCATCATGGTGAAAGTTTCACCTTAGAGGACACTTTAAAAGACCAATTAGAAATTAAAGCCCTTCCTGGCTCTCCTGTGGGACCCAATGTCAGAGAAAATGGTTATGTGATCCGAAATATATCCAACAACGTGGGTCTATACTATGAACCACATGGCTATCATTCATCCGCACTTGAAGAATTGAGTCCAGTGGATGTAGTGATCACACCTATAATTAACTTATCCTTACCTCTCCTAGGTCCAGTAATTAAAGGTATGAATAGTGCTTTGGAAGTTGCCAAATTGTTAAAACCCCAAATTATGCTCCCTACCGCTGCTGGTGGAGATGTGTTCTTTGATGGGCTATTAAGTAAAGTATTACAAGCAAAGGGGACCGTGGCAGAGTTTAAGGAGTTATTAGAATTAAATAGTTTATCTACACAGGTAATTGAACCTAAACCTGGAGAAAGGATTTCCGTTTAG
- a CDS encoding circadian clock KaiB family protein: MSIYNVGTNIDKPSLPQVFKGIALFTPGGDLIYCIDPSKQRRWHLHLCGVLQEILNLSEPPHFLVPCYTATIDHWLNPRTQKIQTFAEAYPAVISYQPLLGAIFGTGNEVWQRSPWREDVCDPMVIESYRSTFPQLWEDHDLIVRLDSMSMPYSQKHVNQKQITHNHEVYVLRLFVAGHNMTTERILEKLHELLEEYLGVPYTLKVIDVLTHPEQAEIDQVSATPTLVKIWPHPVRRIVGNLDNVEKVLQTLGKKDSF; the protein is encoded by the coding sequence ATGAGTATTTATAACGTAGGTACAAATATAGACAAACCATCTTTACCCCAAGTGTTTAAAGGGATTGCCTTGTTTACACCTGGGGGAGATTTAATTTACTGTATTGATCCGAGTAAACAGAGGCGATGGCATTTGCATTTGTGTGGGGTCCTGCAGGAAATACTGAATCTATCAGAACCTCCCCATTTTTTAGTTCCTTGTTATACAGCTACAATTGATCATTGGTTAAATCCACGGACACAAAAAATACAGACATTTGCGGAGGCTTATCCTGCGGTAATAAGCTATCAGCCATTATTGGGGGCAATTTTTGGGACAGGAAATGAAGTGTGGCAAAGGTCACCTTGGCGAGAGGATGTATGTGATCCCATGGTAATAGAGAGTTATCGTTCAACCTTTCCCCAATTATGGGAGGACCACGATTTGATCGTGCGTTTAGATAGTATGTCCATGCCGTATTCACAGAAGCATGTCAATCAAAAACAGATAACACACAATCATGAAGTTTATGTTTTACGTTTATTTGTTGCTGGTCATAATATGACCACTGAAAGAATTTTAGAGAAACTACATGAATTATTAGAAGAGTACTTAGGGGTTCCTTACACTCTCAAGGTAATTGATGTTTTAACACATCCGGAGCAAGCGGAAATAGATCAAGTTTCAGCCACACCCACATTAGTTAAGATTTGGCCCCATCCTGTTCGTCGGATAGTTGGTAATTTAGATAATGTGGAAAAGGTGTTACAAACCCTGGGTAAAAAAGATAGTTTTTAG
- the wecB gene encoding non-hydrolyzing UDP-N-acetylglucosamine 2-epimerase — MTKKIGIVLGTRPEAIKLAPVIQIFKTAVDLEVEVILTGQHKEMVAQVMELFNLKADWDLEIMQPKQSLNDITCRSLQGLENLYKKLNIDLVIVQGDTTTAFAAALGAFYQQIPVGHLEAGLRTEDLFNPYPEEANRRLISQISQLHFAPTSLAVTNLQNSGVLGEIHLTGNTVIDALLNVAKTNPACDIIGLKWGEYRTILATVHRRENWGEPLEAIAQGFLEILDRFSDTALLLPLHKNPTVREPLQQILSKHPRIFLTEPLDYGELVGAIGRSYLLLTDSGGLQEEAPSLGKPVLVLRDTTERPEAVTAGTAKLVGTQTDRIVTAASELLGDRQAYLSMANAINPFGDGHAAERILKIVRNYLGLTVDGV, encoded by the coding sequence ATGACTAAAAAAATTGGCATTGTTTTAGGTACTCGTCCTGAAGCAATTAAACTAGCACCAGTAATTCAGATATTTAAAACTGCTGTGGACTTAGAAGTGGAAGTAATTCTTACGGGACAGCATAAGGAAATGGTCGCACAAGTGATGGAGCTGTTTAATCTGAAAGCGGATTGGGATCTAGAGATTATGCAGCCTAAACAGTCTCTTAATGATATTACATGTAGGAGTTTGCAAGGTTTAGAGAATTTATACAAAAAGTTAAATATAGACTTAGTGATTGTTCAGGGAGATACAACAACTGCCTTTGCAGCAGCTTTAGGAGCTTTTTACCAGCAAATTCCCGTAGGTCATTTGGAAGCAGGGTTGAGAACTGAGGATCTGTTTAATCCCTATCCAGAAGAAGCTAACAGAAGATTAATTTCTCAAATTAGTCAATTACATTTTGCACCCACCTCCTTAGCGGTGACCAATTTACAGAATTCCGGTGTTTTAGGAGAAATCCACCTGACTGGTAACACCGTAATTGATGCGTTGTTGAACGTAGCAAAAACCAACCCAGCTTGTGATATAATCGGTTTAAAGTGGGGAGAATATCGAACTATTTTAGCCACAGTTCACCGACGAGAAAATTGGGGGGAACCACTAGAAGCAATTGCTCAAGGTTTTCTAGAAATTTTAGATCGGTTTTCCGACACAGCTTTATTATTACCACTACATAAAAATCCTACTGTTAGAGAGCCATTACAACAAATACTAAGTAAACACCCCCGGATTTTTTTAACAGAACCATTAGATTATGGGGAGTTAGTAGGAGCAATAGGGCGCTCTTACTTATTGTTGACAGACTCTGGTGGACTGCAAGAAGAAGCTCCCAGTCTTGGTAAACCCGTGTTAGTGCTTAGGGATACTACAGAAAGACCAGAAGCGGTAACAGCGGGTACAGCTAAATTAGTTGGAACACAAACAGATAGAATTGTAACTGCTGCTAGTGAGTTGTTAGGCGATAGGCAAGCATATTTATCAATGGCAAATGCTATTAACCCTTTTGGGGACGGTCACGCAGCGGAGCGAATCTTGAAAATTGTTCGCAACTATTTAGGGCTGACCGTGGACGGAGTGTGA